The following proteins come from a genomic window of Metarhizium brunneum chromosome 2, complete sequence:
- the lepH gene encoding Cytochrome P450 monooxygenase lepH has product MHLVHSVVVSFWLAAIFVGYRLFLKWYQYRRPRQLGCEAANKYPHRLPWILDPSGKDLQRKRFEALVLGKYNQFYQEKFAQYGRTIEERSPAGKTIATMDSHNFRAMLAANFEDYDKQTIRITPILRLIGHGIFTKDGPAWKHSRDALKPLFLRAELSDVHRFKKHVDRMLSLIPRDGSTVDLKPLICRLFLDSGTEFIFGESFNSLDRNATQGDELMEAFSQALIGTTKRRHAFAALGSLFNDTVDENIDKIHAFVDRQVSRALAAASQPNPLDEKKRGGQSNSRYVLLDEMAKRIRKPMTLRYEMMNIFLPAFESTAVVLSNTLFHLARNPDLWTELRKQAIALGDQNLSFELLRSLSLFRYTVLEALRLHGSTGRLSRTAIRDTVLPRGGGPQGRSPVFVPKGTVVSLDLYAHLHDAEVWGDDTDVFRPSRFEGRAPKWEFVPFSGGPRICPARQQIITQSVYLLVRLAQEFAEVENRDPCMEFVERVKIFTESAGGVKVALHETQSIHIAAK; this is encoded by the exons ATGCATCTTGTTCACTCGGTCGTGGTTTCTTTCTGGCTTGCCGCAATTTTCGTAGGGTACAGGCTTTTCCTGAAATGGTATCAGTATCGGAGACCCCGACAGCTCGGTTGTGAGGCAGCAAACAAATATCCGCATCGCCTTCCGTGGATATTAGACCCGTCAGGTAAAGATCTACAGCGCAAGAGGTTTGAGGCCCTTGTGTTAGGCAAATACAACCAGTTTTACCAGGAAAAGTTTGCTCAATATGGTCGAACAATCGAAGAACGGTCCCCAGCTGGAAAGACCATTGCCACTATGGACTCGCACAACTTTCGCGCTATGCTTGCTGCCAACTTCGAAGACTATGATAAACAAACCATTCGGATCACACCTATTCTGAGACTCATCGGCCATGGGATATTTACCAAGGATGGACCGGCTTGGAAACACTCACGAGATGCGCTCAAACCCTTGTTCTTGCGCGCAGAGCTGAGCGATGTTCATCGCTTCAAGAAACATGTTGACCGCATGCTTTCCTTGATACCCCGCGATGGAAGCACTGTCGATTTGAAGCCCCTTATCTGCAGGCTG TTTCTGGATAGCGGGACGGAATTCATTTTTGGGGAATCTTTCAATTCACTAGATCGAAATGCTACCCAAGGAGATGAGTTGATGGAAGCCTTCTCTCAGGCGCTGATAGGTACGACCAAACGCCGCCATGCCTTTGCGGCCCTCGGGTCTCTATTCAATGACACAGTAGATGAGAATATCGACAAGATCCATGCTTTTGTGGACCGTCAAGTCTCTCGTGCACTAGCAGCGGCTTCCCAACCGAACCCGCTAGACGAGAAGAAAAGGGGTGGCCAGTCGAATTCGCGATATGTGCTCCTTGATGAGATGGCAAAGCGGATCCGGAAGCCAATGACTCTAAGATACGAGATGATGAACATTTTCTTGCCGGCGTTCGAGAGCACCGCAGTTGTGCTCTCCAATACCCTCTTTCATCTTGCTCGCAACCCAGATCTCTGGACAGAGCTTCGAAAGCAGGCGATTGCTCTAGGCGACCAAAACCTAAGCTTTGAGCTTCTGAGAtcgctctctctcttccGATACACCGTACTGGAAGCCTTGCGGCTGCACGGATCAACCGGACGGCTAAGCCGAACGGCGATTCGGGACACAGTCCTCCCCAGAGGCGGAGGACCGCAAGGCCGCAGCCCGGTATTTGTACCCAAGGGCACTGTGGTTTCGCTTGATCTTTACGCCCATCTTCATGATGCAGAAGTTTGGGGTGATGACACCGATGTTTTCCGGCCGAGTCGATTTGAGGGTAGGGCGCCGAAATGGGAATTTGTGCCATTTTCGGGCGGCCCAAGGATATGTCCAGCACGGCAACAGATCATCACACAATCCGTTTACTTGTTAGTTAGGCTAGCACAGGAATTTGCCGAGGTGGAAAACCGCGATCCGTGTATGGAATTTGTAGAGAGAGTCAAGATCTTCACGGAAAGCGCAGGCGGCGTCAAGGTGGCGCTGCATGAAACGCAGTCGATACATATAGCTGCCAAGTAG